In 'Nostoc azollae' 0708, the following are encoded in one genomic region:
- a CDS encoding amylo-alpha-1,6-glucosidase, whose amino-acid sequence MTDLDTREWLLTNGLGGFASGTVSDVHTRTYHGWLFAATNPPSVRKFLLSHLEASLEITGKAIALGTNIWGSGEIEPRGYKFLHHFDINPVPKWVWSGDNWQLTRQFVMPNGNWERQGSREQGAGKNKLPLPNTQRILIQYRYEGKERGILKLRLFIGDCNFHHQQTGCKEIQFSQLVNQQMVCLQINDGGQFGTPWHLRWTQGEYQSDGLWYWNYSLPEETKRGLGDHQDLYSPGSLTVNLQPGDTVTLEAQVGLPDSQPAILSPDSFAEAVDAEQERLTRIFGWKEEAGSRGENPSFPSLQSPIHQTLLKASDQFIVYRDSIAGPTVIAGYHWFGDWGRDTLIALPGLTLVPQRFEIAKGLLQTFARYCRHGLIPNAFPDVDSEPFYNSIDAALWWIETLGLYLEATQDWQFLVEQFPVVQQIHTAFIGGTRYNIQVDAIDGLISWDADGVALTWMDALVEGLPVTPRWGKAVEINALWYSALCWLSQWAERLSQIDAGNFLPLTNQAQRYARQAEQVKNSLQKFWNPQLGYLYDFIDPDDHRNSQIRPNAVLALSLHHCGFSQQQGRQVLDLATSRLLTPYGLRSLDPSDPEYVGKCEGSPHKRDRSYHQGTVWTWLIGSYVRSWERFYPEVPIPFDWQPLLDHFLSSACLGSISEIFDGDTPHISRGAIAQAWSVAELIRYFR is encoded by the coding sequence ATGACGGATTTAGATACTAGAGAATGGTTATTAACCAATGGCTTGGGTGGTTTTGCCAGTGGTACAGTTTCGGATGTGCATACAAGGACCTATCATGGTTGGTTATTTGCGGCTACGAATCCACCTTCTGTCCGAAAATTCTTACTTTCCCATTTGGAAGCAAGTTTAGAAATAACTGGAAAAGCAATAGCACTGGGAACAAATATTTGGGGTAGTGGTGAAATTGAACCCAGAGGCTATAAATTCCTGCACCATTTCGATATTAACCCTGTTCCCAAATGGGTTTGGAGTGGGGATAACTGGCAGTTAACTAGACAGTTCGTGATGCCAAATGGGAACTGGGAAAGGCAGGGGAGCAGGGAGCAGGGAGCAGGGAAGAATAAATTACCACTTCCCAATACCCAGAGAATTTTGATTCAATATCGGTATGAGGGTAAGGAGCGAGGGATTTTAAAACTAAGATTGTTTATAGGCGATTGCAATTTTCATCATCAACAAACTGGCTGTAAAGAAATACAGTTTTCTCAATTGGTCAATCAACAGATGGTTTGTTTGCAAATAAATGATGGTGGTCAATTTGGTACACCTTGGCATCTGCGCTGGACACAAGGAGAGTATCAATCCGATGGATTATGGTATTGGAATTATAGTTTACCCGAAGAAACAAAACGGGGATTAGGCGATCACCAAGACCTTTATAGTCCCGGTTCTTTAACAGTTAACCTCCAACCAGGAGATACTGTCACCCTAGAAGCTCAAGTAGGTTTACCCGACTCTCAACCAGCAATTCTTTCCCCTGATAGTTTTGCAGAAGCAGTAGACGCAGAACAAGAAAGACTTACTCGAATTTTCGGCTGGAAAGAAGAAGCAGGGAGCAGAGGAGAAAATCCCTCATTTCCTAGTCTCCAGTCCCCAATTCACCAAACCCTACTTAAAGCCAGTGATCAATTTATTGTCTATCGAGATTCTATAGCTGGCCCTACGGTGATTGCGGGATATCACTGGTTTGGTGATTGGGGACGAGATACTTTAATCGCTTTACCGGGATTGACACTAGTTCCACAACGCTTTGAAATAGCAAAAGGACTGTTACAAACTTTTGCCCGTTATTGTCGTCATGGGCTGATTCCCAATGCTTTTCCCGATGTTGATAGCGAACCTTTTTATAACAGTATTGATGCTGCTTTGTGGTGGATTGAAACTTTAGGACTTTATTTAGAAGCTACTCAAGATTGGCAGTTTTTGGTAGAGCAATTTCCAGTTGTGCAGCAAATTCACACAGCTTTTATTGGTGGTACTCGCTACAATATCCAAGTTGATGCCATTGATGGGCTAATTTCTTGGGATGCTGATGGTGTGGCTTTGACTTGGATGGATGCACTGGTGGAAGGATTACCTGTTACACCCCGCTGGGGTAAAGCAGTAGAAATCAATGCTCTGTGGTATTCGGCTTTATGTTGGTTGAGTCAGTGGGCAGAACGATTAAGCCAAATAGATGCAGGTAATTTTTTACCTTTGACTAATCAAGCACAACGCTACGCACGGCAAGCAGAACAGGTAAAAAATTCGTTGCAAAAGTTCTGGAATCCACAACTAGGTTATTTGTACGATTTCATTGACCCAGATGATCACCGGAATTCGCAAATTCGCCCCAATGCAGTTTTGGCTTTATCTTTACATCATTGCGGTTTTTCTCAACAGCAAGGTCGTCAAGTTTTGGATTTGGCAACTTCTCGATTATTGACTCCTTACGGTTTGCGTAGTTTAGATCCCAGTGATCCAGAATATGTAGGAAAATGTGAGGGTAGTCCCCATAAACGCGATCGCTCTTATCACCAAGGTACCGTTTGGACTTGGTTGATTGGCTCTTATGTCCGGTCTTGGGAGCGTTTTTACCCGGAAGTACCCATACCTTTTGACTGGCAACCACTTTTAGATCACTTCTTATCTAGTGCTTGTCTGGGTTCAATTTCGGAGATTTTTGATGGTGATACACCGCATATATCCAGGGGTGCGATCGCTCAAGCTTGGTCTGTTGCTGAACTGATACGCTATTTTAGATGA
- a CDS encoding IS630 family transposase (programmed frameshift), whose translation MAELPEFIDERPDAREVRKALAVKLVYQSYKYEEIQTILDVSVGSITTWKQAYEKDGILGLRLKHKGRKSYLNTQQREEVLAWLQTKECWDLGELEYKLAFEHDVLYESKRSYYDLFDAAGISWKKTSSANPKANEEAVAAKKKRFHDFLASRREDIEAGLLRVLLLDECHLLWGDSIGYVWGRTDQEISIPISISNERDKQTYYGAVDYLGKNLLLRTYDTANSKNTIDSLSYLLEESPNQQLLIFWDGASYHFSKEIQNFLASINQGLPLEQWKIYCVRFAPNCPSQNPIEDVWLQGKTWLRRFCALIPTFSHLKRIFEWFIQNTTFDFPSLQMYGAFS comes from the exons ATTGCAGAACTACCAGAATTTATAGATGAGCGTCCAGATGCAAGGGAAGTAAGAAAAGCATTGGCAGTGAAGCTGGTTTATCAAAGCTACAAGTATGAGGAAATTCAAACAATTTTAGATGTTTCAGTTGGTTCAATAACAACATGGAAACAAGCCTATGAGAAAGATGGAATTTTAGGACTGCGCCTGAAACACAAAGGGAGAAAAAGCTACTTGAATACTCAACAAAGAGAAGAAGTACTGGCTTGGTTACAAACGAAGGAATGTTGGGACCTTGGCGAACTTGAGTATAAATTGGCTTTTGAACATGATGTACTTTATGAATCAAAACGTAGTTATTACGACTTGTTTGATGCGGCAGGAATTAGTTGGAAGAAAACATCTTCAGCAAATCCAAAAGCTAATGAAGAAGCAGTTGCCGCAAAAAAAAAGAGATTTCATGATT TTTTGGCGAGCCGCCGAGAAGATATAGAAGCTGGGCTATTGAGAGTTTTACTATTAGATGAGTGTCATTTACTTTGGGGAGATAGCATTGGATATGTTTGGGGTAGAACTGACCAAGAAATAAGCATTCCAATTAGTATTAGTAACGAACGAGATAAACAAACTTATTATGGAGCAGTTGACTATTTAGGTAAAAATTTATTGTTGAGAACCTATGATACAGCTAACTCAAAAAATACTATTGATTCTCTCAGCTATTTACTAGAAGAGTCACCTAACCAACAATTACTTATTTTTTGGGATGGAGCTAGTTATCATTTTTCAAAAGAAATTCAAAATTTTTTAGCATCTATTAACCAAGGTTTACCTTTAGAGCAATGGAAAATTTATTGCGTCCGCTTTGCTCCTAACTGTCCCTCTCAAAACCCCATAGAAGATGTTTGGTTGCAAGGGAAAACTTGGCTGCGACGTTTTTGTGCTTTAATCCCAACATTTTCTCATCTTAAGAGGATCTTTGAGTGGTTCATTCAAAACACTACCTTTGATTTTCCGTCTCTCCAGATGTACGGAGCATTTTCATAA
- the gshA gene encoding glutamate--cysteine ligase, with protein sequence MVLTKGFEIEMYTGTPQGEIVGLSDQIITDLEGFMREPDSRNVEYITSPSTNYESQLCGLLRPRQELRKYLQRLNNYTLIPGSTLSLGGSDHFHRSDPTNPYHDYIEQTYGTKVVTASVHINIGISDPEILIRACQIIRLEAPLFLALSASSPFLDGKATGYHSTRWGLFPQTPNYVPLFASHAHHIQWVEEQLKAGTMQNVRHLWTSVRPNGDRRPYNLNRLELRICDLVTDPISLLGITALLEARLLQIIDNSNIDPLSQSSFSPEELITLTTKNEMAAATSSLDAQLQHWQDGSTILARDWVAQLYQEVWGIAKQKGFSCFLSPVHKILREGNEAQQWLHLHKIGVDAQRVINQAIIATQEREQELENKLCSSLLA encoded by the coding sequence GTGGTCTTAACAAAAGGCTTTGAAATTGAGATGTATACTGGCACGCCTCAAGGTGAAATTGTCGGACTCTCCGACCAAATCATCACAGATTTAGAAGGATTTATGCGGGAGCCAGATAGCCGCAACGTAGAGTACATAACTAGTCCATCTACCAATTATGAATCTCAATTGTGTGGGTTGCTGCGTCCTCGGCAGGAGTTGCGTAAATATTTGCAGCGATTGAACAATTACACATTAATACCAGGCAGTACCCTATCCTTGGGTGGAAGCGATCACTTTCATCGTTCCGACCCAACTAACCCCTATCATGACTACATTGAGCAAACCTACGGCACAAAAGTAGTCACTGCCAGCGTACATATTAATATTGGCATCAGCGATCCAGAAATCTTAATACGTGCCTGTCAAATTATTCGCCTGGAAGCACCTTTATTCCTTGCCCTGAGCGCCTCATCACCATTTTTAGATGGAAAAGCCACAGGCTATCATTCCACCCGTTGGGGACTCTTCCCTCAAACCCCCAATTATGTACCCTTATTTGCCAGTCATGCCCATCATATTCAATGGGTAGAAGAACAGCTAAAAGCCGGAACAATGCAAAACGTCCGGCATTTGTGGACATCAGTCAGACCAAATGGTGATCGCCGTCCTTATAATTTAAATCGTCTAGAACTGCGAATTTGTGATTTAGTCACAGATCCCATTTCCTTATTAGGAATTACGGCCCTCCTGGAAGCACGATTGCTACAAATTATCGACAACTCCAACATCGACCCCCTCAGCCAAAGCAGTTTTTCCCCAGAAGAACTAATTACCTTAACCACTAAAAATGAAATGGCAGCAGCCACATCCAGTCTAGATGCCCAATTACAACATTGGCAAGATGGTAGTACCATACTCGCCAGAGACTGGGTCGCCCAACTATATCAAGAAGTTTGGGGCATAGCCAAACAAAAAGGCTTCAGTTGTTTCCTTTCCCCCGTACACAAAATTCTCCGCGAAGGCAACGAAGCCCAACAGTGGTTACATCTACACAAAATTGGTGTTGATGCCCAGCGAGTCATTAACCAGGCAATTATCGCCACCCAAGAACGAGAACAGGAACTAGAAAACAAATTGTGTTCCTCTTTGCTTGCTTAG
- a CDS encoding peroxiredoxin family protein, with the protein MLTSTYFTGLFNERFFRNLLPKPALDDFRLGVGTPDFKLSDITNNRTLKLSDYRGKQPVLLAFTRIFTEKQYCPFCYPHIKALNENYEEFTNRGIEVLMITSTDRKQSQIVVQDLGLKMPLLSDPSCYVFRTYKAGQALGAPLPAQFVLDKDGKLLYRHLFSFLDHNASIETLLERFNSGKVDKLSRI; encoded by the coding sequence ATGCTGACATCCACATATTTTACTGGCTTATTTAATGAGCGATTCTTCCGTAATCTTTTACCAAAACCAGCATTAGATGATTTCAGATTGGGAGTAGGAACACCAGACTTTAAATTATCAGATATCACCAATAATCGTACCTTAAAATTATCAGATTATCGCGGTAAACAACCTGTTTTACTTGCATTTACCCGAATTTTCACAGAAAAACAATATTGTCCATTTTGCTATCCCCATATTAAAGCTTTGAATGAAAATTATGAGGAATTTACAAATCGGGGAATAGAAGTCTTAATGATTACTAGCACCGATAGAAAGCAAAGTCAAATAGTTGTGCAAGACTTAGGTTTAAAAATGCCTTTATTGAGTGATCCTAGTTGTTATGTTTTTCGGACTTACAAAGCAGGACAAGCATTAGGAGCACCTTTACCAGCGCAGTTTGTATTAGATAAAGATGGTAAATTACTTTACAGGCATTTATTTTCTTTTTTAGATCACAATGCTAGTATAGAGACATTACTAGAACGATTCAATTCAGGAAAAGTGGATAAGCTATCGCGCATTTAA
- a CDS encoding peptidoglycan DD-metalloendopeptidase family protein, giving the protein MKRALKKRVKAVLNNNPNSDAAPVEQLNETNHKANCRARTQAAMIGLAISMGATSLLVTRQSDQAQAAAPVGSQKAASTIPAVSDTEIKFAATKLESQAVSSARLPENPVILEPTAVSQVPGLEAKWPITVNEMAVQIPTSEADKNAIYLESHVNQGFKTNSVQSRLQTANQLPEIRVQKLSSSQGIAGSQPTTVIVESANTVSNDVDAQLKAQQEFALNRLQEKSNRLKNRLAELRSNDTQKLPQTRKIEIAQPTTVADKTVAAQSEEATDSSQASLISRLKEEKQTSAGMQKVTSSAPAAPKVVAQSFGTTYEVRPGDTLAEIASNYGISVSELVKANNLADPNQLQISQQLIIPTAIAERSSYDQSTLAVQRTFVQSNNIATVASSPLNKLDLDASLPQVSQPSGVRNSNSAVISIPKVKENQFQVNTPAATTNSVSITVPVAHDNEQQSGENDLSSPMPYSVGGETPSRDRVTKIPTAQKQPQKVAKVKGNERLRSLQVEIERLREKYRPQESGVTVQTPSASDDSTAPVAIEIGNLFAPSRVNSQRNAVAIPVPRPILPSYREQPVKPQLRAARPMNEPINPEFLPNQTTSSGNFDRNNSSGIRLVVPSPSLNSTDSLGKLRGTRVSPALPPLAAVDLYLPKNVDQNSNPQSTSSASYIWPAKGVLTSGYGWRWGRMHRGIDIANGVGTPIYASAPGVVERAGWNNGGYGNVVDIRHPDGSMTRYGHNSRILVQVGQQVEQGQTIAAMGSTGFSTGPHSHFEVHPAGKGAVNPIAFLPSQARL; this is encoded by the coding sequence TTGAAACGAGCATTGAAGAAGAGAGTAAAGGCTGTGTTAAACAATAACCCCAACAGCGATGCTGCCCCGGTCGAGCAGTTAAATGAGACAAATCACAAAGCAAACTGCCGGGCTAGAACCCAAGCCGCTATGATAGGCTTGGCAATCTCAATGGGCGCAACCAGCCTTTTGGTGACTCGACAAAGCGATCAAGCCCAAGCAGCGGCTCCTGTTGGCAGTCAAAAAGCAGCCTCAACGATTCCTGCTGTTTCTGACACTGAGATAAAATTTGCCGCCACCAAGCTGGAGTCCCAAGCAGTCTCTTCAGCGAGGTTGCCTGAAAATCCTGTTATTCTGGAACCAACAGCAGTTTCGCAAGTGCCTGGGCTTGAAGCTAAATGGCCGATTACAGTCAACGAAATGGCTGTCCAAATTCCTACATCAGAAGCTGACAAAAATGCTATCTACTTGGAATCCCACGTAAATCAGGGATTTAAGACTAACTCAGTTCAATCCAGATTACAAACAGCCAACCAATTACCTGAAATCAGAGTACAAAAACTATCCAGCAGTCAAGGTATTGCAGGTTCTCAACCCACAACCGTAATTGTGGAATCAGCAAACACAGTCAGCAATGATGTTGATGCACAACTGAAAGCGCAGCAAGAATTTGCCCTGAATCGCTTACAGGAAAAATCGAACCGATTAAAAAATCGTTTAGCCGAGTTGCGGTCTAACGATACTCAAAAGCTACCACAAACTCGTAAGATTGAAATAGCACAACCAACAACTGTAGCTGACAAAACTGTAGCAGCACAATCGGAAGAAGCGACAGATAGCAGCCAAGCTAGTTTGATATCCAGGTTAAAAGAGGAAAAACAAACAAGTGCAGGAATGCAGAAGGTAACATCATCTGCACCAGCCGCACCTAAAGTTGTTGCCCAATCATTTGGGACAACCTATGAAGTCAGACCTGGAGATACATTAGCTGAGATTGCCAGTAATTACGGTATTTCAGTCTCAGAACTAGTTAAAGCTAATAATCTAGCAGACCCCAATCAATTACAAATCAGTCAACAACTGATTATTCCCACAGCTATAGCAGAACGGAGCAGTTACGACCAGTCAACTCTAGCAGTTCAGCGTACTTTCGTCCAGTCCAACAATATTGCCACAGTTGCTAGTTCTCCTCTGAACAAACTTGATTTAGATGCCAGTCTACCTCAAGTCTCACAGCCATCAGGAGTCAGAAATAGCAACTCTGCTGTTATTTCTATTCCCAAAGTTAAGGAAAACCAATTTCAGGTCAATACTCCGGCTGCTACCACCAATAGCGTTAGCATTACTGTCCCTGTAGCTCACGATAATGAGCAACAGTCAGGAGAAAATGACCTATCTTCCCCTATGCCTTATAGTGTTGGTGGTGAAACTCCATCACGCGATCGCGTCACCAAAATCCCAACGGCTCAAAAACAACCTCAAAAGGTAGCCAAGGTCAAAGGTAACGAACGTCTCCGCAGCTTACAAGTAGAAATTGAGAGACTACGCGAAAAATATCGTCCTCAAGAGTCTGGTGTAACTGTACAAACACCGAGTGCAAGCGATGATTCCACAGCGCCAGTTGCAATCGAAATAGGCAATCTATTTGCCCCCTCTAGAGTTAATTCTCAACGGAATGCGGTAGCAATTCCTGTACCAAGACCAATACTACCCAGTTACAGAGAACAACCTGTTAAGCCCCAATTGCGTGCTGCTCGTCCCATGAACGAGCCAATTAACCCAGAATTCCTGCCCAATCAAACAACTTCATCTGGTAATTTTGATCGCAATAACTCATCTGGTATCAGATTGGTTGTTCCTTCTCCTAGTCTTAACTCGACCGACTCCTTGGGTAAATTGCGAGGAACCAGAGTATCCCCAGCATTACCACCATTAGCGGCAGTTGATTTATACCTGCCTAAAAATGTTGACCAAAATAGTAATCCTCAATCTACCTCTTCAGCATCTTACATTTGGCCTGCTAAGGGTGTTCTCACATCTGGCTATGGTTGGCGCTGGGGCAGAATGCACAGAGGTATTGACATTGCTAACGGTGTAGGCACACCAATTTATGCATCTGCTCCCGGTGTGGTAGAAAGAGCAGGTTGGAATAACGGTGGTTATGGCAATGTGGTTGATATCCGTCATCCCGATGGTAGTATGACTCGTTATGGTCACAATAGCCGAATTTTAGTGCAAGTAGGTCAACAAGTGGAACAAGGGCAAACTATTGCTGCTATGGGTAGCACTGGTTTTAGCACTGGACCTCACAGCCACTTTGAAGTCCACCCAGCAGGTAAGGGTGCAGTGAACCCAATTGCGTTCCTACCATCACAGGCACGTCTATAA
- a CDS encoding glutathione S-transferase family protein: protein MMLTLYHLPISQNSRRVWITLIDKGLEFELVEVQLSAEQFKPEFLAINPFHHIPALVDAGFNVIESLAILDYLEVKYPTPVMLPKDAEDLAIVRMVEIVSVNELLPAITPLMSVILDLPGKNAEAIEQAKTKISTALNFFENQLDDRPYFGNENLTLAEIVAGSIVLWVPRGGIYLDDYPTLKAWYDHLVPLPA, encoded by the coding sequence ATGATGCTCACACTTTATCATTTGCCAATTTCTCAAAATTCACGCCGAGTCTGGATTACATTAATAGACAAAGGCTTGGAATTTGAACTGGTAGAAGTTCAACTAAGTGCAGAACAGTTTAAACCAGAATTTTTAGCAATTAACCCCTTCCACCACATTCCTGCTTTGGTAGATGCCGGTTTTAATGTAATAGAGTCTTTAGCAATTTTGGACTATTTAGAAGTTAAATATCCAACTCCTGTGATGTTGCCAAAAGATGCCGAAGATTTAGCAATTGTGCGAATGGTGGAAATAGTCAGTGTGAATGAATTATTACCTGCTATTACTCCACTGATGTCAGTAATATTAGATTTACCAGGAAAAAATGCAGAAGCAATTGAGCAAGCTAAGACAAAAATTAGTACAGCATTGAATTTTTTCGAGAATCAACTGGATGACCGTCCCTACTTTGGCAACGAGAACCTAACTTTAGCTGAAATTGTAGCGGGAAGTATTGTACTCTGGGTGCCAAGAGGGGGCATTTACTTAGATGACTATCCAACATTAAAAGCTTGGTACGATCACTTAGTTCCGCTTCCAGCATAG
- the fba gene encoding class II fructose-bisphosphate aldolase (catalyzes the reversible aldol condensation of dihydroxyacetonephosphate and glyceraldehyde 3-phosphate in the Calvin cycle, glycolysis, and/or gluconeogenesis): MALVPMRLLLDHAAENGYGIPAFNVNNLEQIQAIMNAAAETDSPVILQASRGARNYAGENFLRHLILAAVETYPQIPIVMHQDHGNAPSTCYSAIKNNFTSVMMDGSLEADAKTPASFEYNVKVTSEVVNVAHSLGVSVEGELGCLGSLETGAGEAEDGHGFEGTLDHSQLLTDPDEAVNFVEATQVDALAVAIGTSHGAYKFTRKPTGEILAISRIEEIHRRLPNTHLVMHGSSSVPEDLIALINEFGGAIPETYGVPVEEIQKGIKSGVRKVNIDTDNRLAITAAVREALAANPKEFDPRHFLKPSIKYMQKVCADRYEQFGTAGNASKIKQISLEDFAAKYAKGELVMRAAAKV, translated from the coding sequence ATGGCGCTTGTACCAATGCGGCTACTTTTGGATCACGCTGCTGAAAATGGTTATGGCATACCCGCTTTTAACGTAAACAACTTAGAGCAGATTCAAGCCATTATGAACGCAGCGGCTGAAACAGACAGCCCTGTAATTTTACAAGCTTCTCGCGGCGCACGTAATTATGCAGGAGAAAACTTCCTGCGCCACCTGATTTTGGCAGCAGTAGAAACCTATCCTCAGATCCCCATTGTCATGCACCAGGATCATGGTAATGCTCCTTCTACCTGCTATTCAGCAATCAAAAACAACTTCACCAGCGTGATGATGGATGGTTCTTTAGAAGCTGACGCTAAGACTCCTGCAAGCTTTGAGTATAACGTTAAAGTTACCAGCGAAGTTGTCAACGTAGCTCACTCTTTGGGTGTCAGCGTTGAAGGTGAATTAGGCTGTTTAGGTTCTCTAGAAACCGGCGCTGGTGAAGCTGAAGATGGTCATGGTTTTGAAGGTACTCTTGACCACTCTCAACTTTTAACTGACCCTGATGAAGCTGTTAACTTCGTGGAAGCAACTCAAGTAGACGCTTTAGCTGTTGCTATCGGTACTAGCCACGGTGCTTACAAGTTTACCCGTAAGCCTACTGGTGAAATCTTGGCTATCAGCCGCATTGAAGAAATTCACCGCCGCTTACCTAATACCCACTTGGTAATGCACGGTTCTTCTTCTGTACCTGAAGATTTGATTGCGCTAATTAACGAATTTGGTGGTGCTATTCCTGAAACTTACGGTGTACCTGTAGAAGAAATTCAAAAAGGTATCAAGAGTGGTGTACGTAAGGTAAATATTGACACTGATAACCGTTTAGCTATTACTGCGGCTGTCCGTGAAGCATTAGCAGCTAATCCCAAGGAATTTGACCCCCGTCACTTCCTCAAGCCTTCCATTAAATATATGCAGAAGGTTTGTGCTGATCGCTATGAGCAGTTTGGTACTGCTGGTAATGCAAGCAAGATTAAGCAGATTTCTTTAGAAGATTTTGCTGCTAAGTATGCTAAAGGCGAATTGGTAATGAGAGCGGCTGCTAAAGTTTAA
- a CDS encoding peroxiredoxin, with amino-acid sequence MTLTYGTEGCLRVGQQAPDFTATAVMDQEFKTIKLTDYRGKYVVLFFYPLDFTFVCPTEITAFSDRYEEFKKLNTEVLGVSVDSEFSHLAWIQTDRKSGGVGDLNYPLVSDIKKEISAAYNVLDPSAGIALRGLFIIDKDGVVQHATINNLAFGRSVEETLRTLQAIQYVQSHPDEVCPAGWQPGEKTMIPDPVKSKVYFTAV; translated from the coding sequence ATGACGCTCACTTACGGAACAGAAGGATGCCTTCGCGTTGGTCAGCAGGCTCCCGACTTTACAGCAACTGCTGTTATGGATCAGGAATTTAAGACAATCAAACTTACCGACTATCGCGGTAAGTATGTCGTCCTGTTTTTCTACCCTTTAGACTTTACCTTTGTTTGCCCCACTGAAATCACAGCATTTAGCGATCGCTACGAAGAATTCAAGAAGCTTAACACAGAAGTTCTCGGTGTTTCTGTTGATAGCGAATTCTCACACCTCGCTTGGATTCAAACAGATCGTAAATCTGGTGGTGTAGGCGATTTAAATTATCCCCTAGTTTCCGATATCAAAAAAGAAATTAGCGCTGCTTACAACGTTCTCGACCCCTCAGCTGGCATTGCTTTGCGTGGTTTGTTCATCATTGATAAAGATGGTGTAGTTCAACACGCTACTATTAATAATCTTGCCTTTGGTCGTAGCGTTGAAGAAACTCTGCGTACATTACAAGCCATTCAGTACGTTCAGTCTCATCCCGACGAAGTTTGTCCTGCTGGTTGGCAACCTGGAGAAAAAACAATGATTCCCGACCCTGTGAAGTCTAAAGTTTATTTCACAGCAGTGTAG
- a CDS encoding tRNA (cytidine(34)-2'-O)-methyltransferase, translating into MPQIVLVNPQIPPNTGNIARTCAATGTELHLVGPLGFEISDRYLKRAGLDYWPYVKLHYHESMEAFQTIHQQRGGRLLGFTVRGSFNYINYQFQADDWLLYGSETTGLPATVLSTCDSTLYIPIDEPGVRSLNLSISVAIGLFESRRQLGYLT; encoded by the coding sequence ATGCCCCAGATAGTCTTAGTTAACCCACAAATTCCACCCAATACAGGTAATATTGCCCGTACTTGTGCCGCTACAGGGACGGAGTTACACCTAGTTGGTCCTTTAGGCTTTGAAATTAGTGATCGCTACCTCAAAAGAGCAGGTTTAGACTACTGGCCTTATGTCAAACTCCACTATCACGAATCTATGGAAGCATTCCAAACCATCCATCAGCAGCGTGGCGGCAGATTGTTAGGCTTTACAGTCCGTGGTAGTTTTAACTATATCAATTATCAATTTCAAGCCGATGATTGGCTATTATATGGCAGTGAAACCACAGGCTTACCAGCAACCGTTCTCAGTACCTGTGACTCCACACTCTACATACCCATAGATGAACCCGGAGTTCGCAGCTTGAATCTATCCATCAGTGTAGCTATCGGCTTATTTGAATCCCGCCGTCAGTTAGGCTATTTAACTTAA